From the genome of Pukyongia salina, one region includes:
- a CDS encoding DUF4407 domain-containing protein: MLQRFFIFCSGADTEILEQCSPGERTKYAGIGATVFFTAVMATIASAYALYTVFDNYYTAIFFGFIWGLLIFNLDRFIVSTIKKSDNFFDELIQASPRILLAIIIAIVISKPLELKIFEKEINQVLLEEKNAMTLENKDQLALQYQPSIEALNTEIAALKQEVIDKETAVNNYYETFIAEAEGREGTLLVGKGPVYKEKREKHDAELAALQEMRTANAARIETAEAQVAGLTEQYNTKVAETQPVIDGFDGLMARVNALNKLPWLPSLFIFLLFLAIETSPIIAKLLSPKGAYDLKLAEQEGAVKTWVAQQKTQRDVLVTTDRDVNNRVYADIAEEQELYDYKRKKARELMQMQADAFYEKQKSVL; this comes from the coding sequence ATGTTACAACGCTTTTTTATCTTCTGCTCCGGGGCAGACACCGAGATTTTGGAACAATGCTCCCCCGGAGAACGCACCAAATATGCCGGGATAGGCGCCACTGTTTTCTTTACCGCCGTGATGGCGACCATTGCCTCGGCCTATGCCCTTTATACGGTATTCGACAATTATTACACTGCCATTTTCTTTGGATTTATCTGGGGCTTACTCATCTTCAACCTCGACCGTTTTATTGTGTCCACCATTAAAAAAAGTGATAATTTCTTCGATGAGCTTATCCAGGCGTCGCCCAGGATACTACTAGCGATAATCATAGCCATAGTTATCTCTAAGCCTTTGGAGCTAAAGATCTTCGAAAAGGAGATCAACCAGGTGTTACTTGAAGAAAAAAATGCCATGACCCTGGAGAACAAGGATCAGCTTGCCCTTCAGTATCAACCTTCCATAGAAGCACTTAATACCGAGATCGCCGCCTTAAAGCAAGAAGTGATCGATAAGGAGACCGCTGTAAATAATTATTACGAAACCTTTATAGCCGAAGCCGAAGGCCGGGAAGGAACTCTTTTGGTAGGCAAAGGCCCGGTGTACAAAGAGAAAAGGGAAAAGCACGATGCAGAGCTTGCTGCCTTACAGGAAATGCGCACTGCAAACGCCGCACGTATAGAAACGGCCGAAGCCCAGGTTGCCGGCCTCACCGAACAATACAATACAAAAGTGGCCGAAACCCAACCCGTGATCGATGGTTTCGATGGGCTGATGGCCCGGGTAAACGCCTTGAACAAACTTCCCTGGTTGCCATCATTATTTATTTTTCTTCTATTTCTCGCAATAGAAACCTCTCCAATTATTGCTAAATTATTGTCGCCAAAAGGGGCTTACGACCTAAAACTGGCCGAGCAGGAAGGGGCTGTAAAAACCTGGGTTGCACAGCAAAAGACTCAACGGGACGTGCTTGTTACCACAGACCGCGATGTAAATAACCGCGTCTACGCAGATATCGCCGAAGAACAAGAACTATACGACTATAAGCGTAAAAAAGCCAGGGAACTTATGCAAATGCAGGCGGATGCCTTTTACGAAAAACAAAAAAGCGTACTTTAG
- a CDS encoding peptidoglycan DD-metalloendopeptidase family protein: protein MNSFERNIEQYQASLRFLFPTIAFEKVIAPNMSIGSSFFGGDTDHDDLQEAAKRLKKFQQKHPTALLANGYLEQRSFYNTPTFQRKLNGTIEYRNIHLGTDFWVPAGTAIHAPAEGKVVISHNNDYHKDYGPTLVLEHQFSDLQFYTLYGHLSRSSLELSEVGKTISKGTKIGYIGDEIENGHWVPHLHFQLITDLLGNTENFNGVAFPSEIKKWKTICPDPNLMFEEYLPAAE, encoded by the coding sequence GTGAACTCCTTTGAAAGAAATATTGAACAGTACCAGGCCTCACTCCGGTTTCTATTTCCCACCATAGCATTCGAAAAGGTAATTGCGCCTAACATGAGCATAGGTAGTTCATTTTTTGGAGGCGACACAGATCACGATGATCTTCAGGAAGCAGCAAAGAGATTAAAGAAATTTCAGCAAAAACATCCAACAGCCTTGCTCGCTAATGGCTACCTTGAACAACGATCGTTTTATAACACCCCGACTTTCCAACGCAAATTGAACGGTACCATCGAATACCGGAATATCCACCTTGGAACAGACTTCTGGGTGCCTGCCGGTACTGCGATACATGCGCCTGCCGAGGGGAAAGTGGTTATTTCGCATAATAACGATTACCACAAAGACTATGGCCCCACCCTGGTCCTTGAACATCAGTTTTCCGATCTTCAATTTTATACGCTCTATGGACACCTTAGTAGATCTTCTCTTGAACTTTCGGAGGTTGGAAAAACCATCTCAAAAGGAACAAAAATTGGATATATCGGTGATGAAATAGAAAACGGGCATTGGGTCCCACATTTACATTTTCAGCTAATAACCGATCTGTTGGGCAACACAGAAAACTTTAACGGGGTGGCTTTTCCTTCAGAAATAAAAAAATGGAAAACCATCTGTCCGGACCCCAACCTGATGTTCGAGGAATACCTACCGGCTGCTGAATAA
- a CDS encoding aldose 1-epimerase — MTCKFYDQKDPDFPYYHFSAAGFSCKIVPAFGGSIQELVVNNKPIIEGVTSNKAGQKKYLQMCNSAILFPFPNRIKHGRYRFMDKTHSLPVNEPTNNNAIHGIVYTKSFKVISFTENSISLSYIHQGSTGFPFPFSIELHYTFYLQNIELKVLVRNTGDSSFPFGIGWHPYFHTEDQSETIIRFSSDTIYEVDDQMIPVRSKQEEFKELKLEKAEIDNAFQLNNTDVRLIAPKYKLKLQVPDDSYLQLFTPDHRGSVAIEPISCIADAFNNRIGLKVLQPGKKFSWPLSLKIEKSS; from the coding sequence GTGACCTGTAAGTTTTACGACCAAAAAGACCCGGATTTCCCATACTACCATTTTTCGGCAGCCGGATTCTCTTGCAAAATTGTGCCTGCCTTTGGCGGAAGTATTCAGGAACTGGTGGTGAATAATAAGCCCATTATAGAGGGGGTTACTTCTAACAAGGCAGGGCAGAAGAAATACCTGCAAATGTGTAATTCGGCCATTCTTTTCCCCTTTCCAAATCGAATAAAACATGGCAGGTATCGCTTTATGGATAAGACCCATTCCCTGCCGGTAAATGAACCCACGAACAATAACGCCATTCACGGGATCGTATATACGAAATCCTTCAAGGTGATCTCGTTTACCGAAAATTCCATCAGCCTGAGCTATATCCACCAGGGCAGCACGGGATTCCCATTTCCCTTCAGTATTGAATTACATTATACGTTTTACTTACAAAATATCGAATTGAAAGTCTTGGTGCGAAATACCGGCGATTCCAGTTTTCCGTTCGGGATAGGTTGGCATCCATACTTTCACACCGAAGATCAAAGTGAGACTATAATTCGTTTCTCCAGTGATACAATTTACGAGGTGGACGACCAAATGATCCCCGTTCGTTCCAAGCAGGAAGAATTCAAAGAATTAAAGCTCGAAAAAGCCGAGATCGATAATGCTTTTCAGTTAAATAACACGGATGTGAGACTCATAGCTCCTAAATATAAACTTAAACTACAAGTACCCGATGACAGTTATCTACAACTTTTCACCCCGGATCATCGAGGATCTGTGGCTATAGAACCTATTTCCTGCATTGCGGATGCTTTTAACAACAGAATAGGGCTGAAGGTTCTCCAGCCCGGAAAGAAATTCAGTTGGCCACTTAGTTTGAAGATCGAGAAATCCTCATAA